The nucleotide window ATATTGTGCTGTGTTCTAGCTATAGCAAACGTATCCGAAAATCCCATAATTATGGGCATAATCAAATTTTGGATTTGAGAAATTTCGGATCAGGATATTAATCGTGCATACTCTATCCTGATTTTATCGGGGAATTTTCAATGGAAGACAGATTTGAAATTGGCAGAATTGTCAGGGCAAAAACTATCTCTGATGCATGGTATCGCGGGCTTAACATCATCCGAAATCACGGGCAGGTTATTACGGATGAAAGAGGAAGCCAGATCAGGGAATTTATGGATTTGATGATCATAATTGAAGACCCCTATACTGACAGGATCCCATGTGGAACTGCCTGGAATGAGGAAAGACTTGAAGAGTATGCAAAACAGCTGATCTCAGGAGAAAACACACAGGACTTTGAATACACATACGGGCAGCGCCTTCGAAACTGGCATGGAAAAGTTGATCAAATAGATTATGTAATCGAAAAACTGCAGGAAAACCCTACTTCCAGACGAGCAATTGCAGTTACCTGGATTCCTCCTATGGACACGAAAGTTAATGAAGTTCCCTGCATGATGCTTGATGACTTTAAAATAAGAGACGGAAGGATGCATCTCACAACTCTTTTTAGAAGCCACGATTTTGGGGGAGCTTATCCGGCAAACCTTTACGGACTCTCGAAACTCCTCGAGTACGTAGCTGATAGAGTGGGAATAGAACCCGGAACAATCACAACTATCAGTATCTCAGCACATATATATGATCATGACTGGGATATGGTAGAAAATATTATAAAAGGAGTGAACTGAGTTTTAAACTAAGTTCTAAACATGTTCAAAATATTAAATTTTATTAATTTATTAGCAGGGCTATAAAAGATATTAACTTTGTTTAATTTATTAGCAGTGTTGTAAAAATATTCAGAAGTTAGAAATGCATTTGAATCCCATAAAAAAATCCAAAAATAAGAAATAGAAGAGATCTGGTACACATGCGTGTTTCTATTGACAAATCCTCAATCAAAGGGGAAGTCCTTGCCCCACCCTCAAAGAGTTACACCCACAGGGCTGTAGCCCTGGCAGCTCTTTCGAAAGAATCAACCGTCAGGCATCCCCTAATTTCGGCCGATACTCTTGCAACAGTCCGAGCTTCCGAGATGTTTGGTGCCTCGGTTGAGAGGGAAGAAGACAAGCTTATTATTCATGGAATTAATGGGAAACCAAATGTCCCTGATGATGTAATTGATGCTGCAAATTCTGGGACAACTCTTCGGTTTATGACCGCAATAGCAGCACTTACTGATGGGGTTACAGTGCTTACCGGAGATGCTTCCCTTCGTACCCGGCCAAACGGGCCTCTTCTTGAAGTTCTCAAGAGATTAGGAGTAAAAGCCTGCTCCACTCGAGGAAACGAGAGAGCTCCACTTGTTGTTAAAGGCGGACTTAAGGGAAAGGATGTGAGTATTGACGGCTCTATCAGTTCCCAGTTTATCTCGGCTCTTCTAATAACCTGTCCACTTGCCGAAAACAGTACTACCCTTTCTATCACAGGAAAACTTAAATCAAGACCTTATGTGGACGTAACCCTTGAAATGCTTGAACTGGCAGGCATTAAAGTTCATATCGATGAAAGTAAAGGTATTAGGTTCATAATTCCAGGAAAACAGAAGTACGATTTCAAAGATTATACCGTTCCTGGCGACTTTTCCTCTACGTCCTACCTCCTTGCAGCCGCAGCTATGACGAACGGATCTGAGGTTACAGTCAAAAATCTTTTTCCATCAAAACAGGGAGATAAGGTAATCGTTGAAATCTTGAAACAAATGGGAGCAGATATTACCTGGGATAAAGAAGCAGGCAATGTGACTGTTAGGGGAGGAAGACAATTAAAAGCTACAACTTTTGACGCCGGAGCAACCCCTGACCTTGTCCCTACTGTCGCTGTCCTGGCTGCAGTTGCCGAAGGGACTAGCAGAATTGAAAATGCCGAACATGTTAGATATAAGGAAACGGACCGTCTGCGAGCCCTCGCAACCGAACTTCCGAAGCTTGGAGTAGACCTTAAAGAGGAAAGAGACAGCCTGACCATTACCGGTGGAAAACTGCATGGGGCAGCAGTGCATGGATGGGATGATCATAGAATAGTTATGGCTCTTTCAATAGCAGGAATGGTCGCAGGAAATACAACAATTGACACAACAGAGGCTGTATCGATTTCTTACCCTGGCTTTTTTAAAGATATGTGCAGCCTTGGAGCGAAAATTAAGGATATTTCGGAAGAATAAGTTGAAACACAGTACAGATTCCTAAGTCCGGGGCTAGATAAGATTAAATCAGACTTTACTTAACTTTGAGGGTTAATTCCGAAATAAAATGATAAAGTATAGCAAGTTAGTAAGTAGCGTCAATAAATATGAATAGATGATAAAATGGAGGTAATTCACAATGAAGAATAATAATAAATGATGAAAAATAATAAGAGATGATAAGAAAGAATAAGGATAATAAAAAATGACATAGTACTTATATAAAATATTCCAATTTAAGTATATGGAAATGAGGTGTAGGTGTGGAGATAAGTGCATAAGGCCTATTTCGGAAACATTAAAAGACATTGAATTATTCTACAAACCGTGCAGCAATTGCAAAATAGGAAAAATAAAGAAATTCTCCCCTCTGGCAGAACAGATTAATTTAGATGAAATAGATAACTATTTTGGAAGTTGTAAATGCGGTAAAAGGCATCTTGATATTGTAATGTCTCATGTACTAAAAATAATGATTGATGAAGGAGTAAAAGATAAAAAAGCTAATTTAAGGAATTCGTGTGTTCCTCTTGTGACTCCTGGCTATCCAACTGATTCTGTTCCCTATTTACCTAAGGATTCTTTAGTAATATTATCTGATGAAATGGATAAAAGATGTGCTGAAAGAATTATAAAGGAAGTGGGAGAAGTTAGTGGGGTTTTAAAAGGAGATATAAGAAAAACTGTGGGTATAAAAGATTCTGATTCTAACCCTCATGTATATGAACTTCTTGCTGGATGCGATTTAAGATGTGATATTGTACAGACTCCTTACGGTGCTTTGGGAATATATAAGTATCAGCATGAAATTCACATAGAGTTTCCAAAGGCAAAATCGCCCAAAATAGAGATACTTGAAAAAGTTTTGGAACATTATAATAAGCCTACTGTTCTTGATTGTACATGTGGCCCTGGGACTTTAGGAATAGCATGCCTTAAAGCCAACGCGCAAAAAGTTGTTTTTAATGATATATGGAGTCCTGCAATAGAAATTACCTTGATTAATTTAGAGACTAATGGATTTCCAGTCAAACCTTCGGGTAATGAAGAAGGATTAATAGCATCTGGAGATAAATTTGAAGTTTATAGTATGGATATCAGGAAATTAGCAAATTATTTAGATAAAAAATTTGATATTTGTATTATAGATACATTTCCTGGTGTGGATACAAAAGAATTTGTAGAAGCGGCAGACAAATTAGGCAAAAAAGTTGTCCTGGTTTGAAGTAAAATTCACTGGTCATCGTTAAGTACTAAATTCCCTGTCTTGTAGATGTTTTTATATGACAAACCTTATTTATAATACATGTACTTCTATGTCTTCTCATTCTTTTTTACTCTTGAAGACTCTCTTCGGAGAATGTTTCCCGAAGAGTGGTTAAGGCAAACTGCCAAAGAAACTGTCAAAGAAACTGGTCTTAAACATGTAAATATAAAATTTATTTTTGTCACCGTTTTTTGGGTTTTAACTCTGAGTTTTGGTGTACGCTTATAAGCTTACAAGTGCCAGTTTAAAACGCGAATATGAAACTGAGCCCTGTCAATTGTTCTATACATCATAGGAATCTAGGATTCTATGCTGACTAGTAGGCGCATCAAATGAAAAAAATACTAAGAAAACATAGTCATTTTCCCAGATGTTTCTTGATAACAGAAAAAGACTGTGTTTTTGATTTTTATAAAAATGACTGTAAATTCGAAATCACATTTCTGAATATGTATTATATTTGAATTAGTGAACTTGGAAGTTTACGATTTTACAGAAAAACTTTTAAACTATTTTTTGTGCACTGCCTGAATACACTAATCAAAAATCTAAAAATTACTGATTCTTTCAGTCTCATGAGGTAATTCTCAATATTTCTGTAAAATTTAACCAACTAAAACTTACGAAATATACAGACTTAGGAATAAAACCTATTCAAAAGCTGCTGAGAAAATTTGCCGGAAAAAGTACATCGGTACATGTAAAAAAATTGTTTTTATTATATAAATAAAATATGTTCTCATATTTAAGAGGGGCTCCTTTATTCTTCTAGTTACCTTTTACTTCTGTATTTTTTACATATGTTAAATCTAAGGAGAAAGAATTAAATAATATGGTCAAGTACTGTACTGTCAAGTACTTTACTACTTGCCACTTGACAATGTTGCCGGCACTTGACAATATTGCCAAAGAAATATAATATTCTTTATGAGGTGAGAATTTAAATGAACACACAATGTACGGAAAAAACCGTAAACAGACCAGATGTGAAAGGAGGAAAGATGAAAATCATTGGATTTATCGCAAGCCCGCGAAAAGAAGGCAATACCGCCTGGATCATCAACCAAATACTCGAAGAGGCGCAAAAACAGGGTGCTGAAACGCAGTCCTGGTCTTTCGGCGATCTTGATATCAAACCTTGCCGGGGTTGTTTGGGATGTCATAAAGACGATGGCAATCGAGGTTGTCTTATCAACGACGACATGCAGCAGCTGTATAACGCGCTTGCGCACGCCGATGCCCTGGTGCTTGGCTCACCGGTGTACATGGGACAGATGAGTGCCCAGGCGAAGATATTCACCGACAGGTTGTTTGCGTACATCTCTCCGCGTTTTTCTCCGCATTTCAAAGAAAAAGCCATGAAAAAAAAGCTGCTGCTTGTGTTTACGCAGGGGAATCCTGATGCCAGCTTTTTCCAGGAGTATTTTGATTATACGAAAAAGATGTTTCAGCTGCTGGAATTTGATGTGAAAGAGGTACTTGTCGTCGCCGGTATGCGAGATAGACCGGCACATGAAAGAAAAGATCTGCACACTGTCTTGAAGGATGTTGGTTCATCGCTGGTTTCGGAATGATTCCCGGAATAATAAGATATTGCAATTGCAGATAAGCAGGAATATCCTGTGGTTTCCTGTGATGGTTCTGTCAAGTTGATGGGTGTTAAGAAATTTTTCCAGCGTCAATTGAACCAATAAACATCCAGCTTTTATCAACTGACAGAAACTCCATGAGAAAGAATTAAATAGTATAGTCAAGTACCATACTATCAAGTACTTTACTATCTGGTACTTTACTATCAAGTACTATACTATCAGGTACTTTACTATCAAGCGGTTTACTATCGAGTACTTGATAATATTGCCTTGAAAAGTTCTACTAAATAAAAAGGAAAGATTTCATATGAGTGAAATAAAAAATGAGATATTAGAACAGTTTATACGCTTGCAAGGATTGCTGCATCGCTACCATACGCAACATTTCATGGAATTTGGACCGTTGGGCAACCCGCACAGAGGACAGGGGCGTGTGCTCTCTATTCTAAAGTTGAAGCCGGAAATAAGCCAGAAAGAATTAACTTACCTGCTGGATATGAGCAAGCAAGGTTTGGCGGAACTCCTTAATAAACTGGAAAAGAAAGGCTATATCAAGCGTGAACCGGTAGAGGAAGATCGTCGCAGCTTCAATATAAAACTCACCGAAGAGGGTGCTACCGTTGCCGGCGAGATTGATGACATGCCGCTTGATCTGGATAAAGTGTTTGACTGTCTAAGTGATGAAGAACTTGCTAAACTCTATGAATATTTGAAACGCATCATTGGATGCCTTGAAGATCAATTACCAGGTGATGATAATGACTTGCGCAAGCAGATGATGGAGAGGTTTATGGAACATTATCTCCACGGAAAACATGGAGACGATTTCTCAGGTTTATTTGGAGGCAGATTCCCTCATGGGCGGGGTAGCAGGAAAGGTCATGACGAAAGGAAGCAGATGATGGAGATGTTTATGGAACATTATCATCATGGAAAACATGGAGACGATTTCTCAGGTTCCTTCAGAGGCAGATTCCCTAATGAGTGGGGTAGCAGGATAGATGATGACGAAAGGAATGAGTGACGTTGATCTGGCTTCAGTAGTTAGGTTAAAAATCTTGCGAACAGAGTTTAAACTTTTACAAATAATTTGTTTTTAAGAGTTTTACAGAAAAAGTATCTCATATAGTTAATAGATAGAGATCTACATTTTAAAAAGGATACGTTTATCATCGGTTAGTATACACTTTGTAAAAATATATCAATTTTAGAGTATTTTTAGGAATTTATCTGAATAAATAGAAAATTATAGGATATAATTTTTTTATTTGGATAAAAAGTATTTATTTTTAAAATATGCATAGAAATTAGTTTCATTATTTAGAAAGAAGGACAGCAGGTGATCGAATGGAACCGATAATTGAAGTCAAAAACCTGGTCAAAACTTTTGATTCCAGAGGGAAAAAAATCACCGCAGTGAATGATGTTAGCTTCAATGTTTTTAAAGGAGAAATTTTTGGCATGATAGGACCAAATGGAGCTGGCAAATCCACTACTTTTTCCATGCTGACCACACTAACAAAGCCTACAAGCGGCAGTATAAAAATCGCAGGCTTCGATGTTGAAAAACAGGATGATAAGATAAGACCTATTATCGGCATAGTTCCTCAGAAACTTAGCCTTTATCCACTTCTTACAACCAGGGAGAACCTTGAGTTTATGGGAAAACTTTACAATCTCCCAAAAAAGGTAATGGAAGAGCGAATTGATTATTATCTAGAACTTGTAGGCCTTGAAGATAGTGCTGATAGTTTTACAGAAGGCTTTTCAGGTGGCATGAAACAACGCCTTTCAGTGATCTGTGCAATGATGCATGACCCTCAAATCTTGTTTTGGGATGAACCTTCAACAGGTCTTGACCCTCAGACAAGGCAAGCTATCTGGAAACTCGCTAAGAAATTCAATGAAGATGGAAAAACACTGATATTTACAACTCATTACATGGAAGAGGCGGAAAATATCTGTGATAGGGTTGCTGTAATGAATTCAGGCAAAATGGTAGCTCTGGATAAACCGGAAGTTCTAAAGAAAACCTCTGGGAGTTCAAATCTTGAACAGGTGTTTATGCACTTTGCGGGAGAGGAGGTGTATAATTAAATGACAATAAAAACGGAACTAATAAATTCATTAGCGGTAGCGGAAAAAGAATTCAAAATTCTTTCCAGAAGAAAAGGGGTTGTAATTCCTTTGTTATTATTCCCCTTAGTAATGATGATTTTTTTTGGCTACGGAATGGGAGGGACGTTAAGAGACGCTCCTTTTCTCATTGTCAATAGCGACACTGGCCAGGCATCAAGTTCTCTTATTCAAGAAGTTGGAAGTTATACTTCAAAATATGATGGATATCCAATGTTTTCTGTGACTTACACAAAGGACATGTCGCAGTCTGAAGCAGAGAGTAAGATAAACTCAGGAGTTTATAAAGGCGCTCTAATTATTCCACCGGATTTTAGTGATAACATAGCAAAAAATCAGAGTACCACTTTAACACTTTTGACTGACTCCTCAGACACTACCGCAAGTGAAAGTATTATAAATACCATTAAACAGTTGTTGACAACAACCGGGTTATTAACAATAACCGGACTAGTATCTTTAAACATTCCTAACATTTACGGCAGTCTGGAATACCTGGATTTCCTCACACCTGGCATTATAGCCCTTACGATATTTTTTGGTTCAGTAATGACCACAGGTTCTGCAATTGCAGAAGAAAAAGAATCCGGCACACTTATTCGCATGTTAATGACACCTATTAGTAAAAGATCTGTTATTCTCGGGAAAACTATCTATCAGCTAATACTGGAATTAGCCAAAGCTGTAATCCTGATACTTGTAGCTTATTTTCTTGTAGGATTCCGCATAAATGGTAGCTGGCTTCTTGTTGCTCTGGTACTGATTGTTTTTACTCTTGGTGGTGTCGGAGTGGGGATAATTTTGTCGGCTAAGGCAGAAAGTATGGAATCTTTTGATCAATTAGCCATGCTGGTCACTATGCCATCCATGTTCCTTACAGGTGTGTTTTTTCCTTTGAGTTCGGCTCCAGTCTGGATGCAGTATTTAGCGCGTTGCGTACCTCTGACTTATGCAATTGATGCTATGCGTACCATCATGGTAAAGGGTCAGAATTTGAACGCCATATCTACTGATTTGATAATACTCACTCTCTTTGCAATTGTTACCTTTACTTTAGGTGTCCATCTATTCAGGAGGGAAGCATAAAATGAAAAAAATGATAATATTCTCTTTAATCTCTCTTCTATTGCTTGCTATGATATCATGCGCAGAAGGCGCTTCCAGTTCCCCGGACAATTACAATGTTCCTCAAAGCTTTGATCTTGGAAAAAATTACTATACCGTAGAAGGCAGTCCTGATCTTAACGCCAATATTATTGGAAGTAACGAATTTGATAGAGATCAAACGGCTACTTTGAATATTAATGTGATGAACAAAGGCAAATTGTTAGGATTTAAGAATGACAAAACTCCTTATGATGCGGACGAAATCTATGCTGCTCGAACAGAAATGAAGCTGGAAAGCGGTATAGTGGATGCTACAAACGTAGTAGCTTCTCTTTCAACAGATCCGAACAGTCCGATTGAAGTCAAATCGGTAAGTCAGGAAATCGGTTCCGTAAAAAGTGGAGAAAACTCAATAGCACCAGCAAAATTCGATATAAAAATAGATAAGAAAGCAAAGGCTGGGGAATACAACCTTTACCTGAACCTTTCCTATGATTACCAGAAAAATGTGCAAATAATGGATCCGGATGCAGTTGCTCAGACATATGATGCAAACCGCTGGTATGGAATGATGAACCAGAATCTGACCTTAAAGGTTAAGGTGAATGATCAGGCTGATTTTGAGATCGTAAACACTACAGGCAGTCTTTCCCCGGGTGGGGAGAATATGATTGATATAACGATTAAAAACACAGGCGAGGAAGAAGCAAGAAACGTTAAAGCGATAATTAATCCGGCTGATCCTTTAAGCACAACCGATAGTGCAGCATTCCTATCTACTATAGCGCCTGGCAGTACGGCCGTTGCAAAAATTAAAATTAAGGCAGATAGCGAAGCTGTACCCAAAATATATGGAATTGACACAGTTTTAAAATATGAAACTCCGGAAGGTGACATTAAGTATACAGACATCCTTCAGGCTCCAGTAGAAATAAGGGAAGCAGGATTCTTCGAGAAAATCTTTGGATGGATATAATATTGAAACGGCTCTGTTAAGTCTTCGCCAGCTAACATAATTGAAAATCATTTTATTAGCATTAGTCATATTCTAAAAGATGGCCATTGTATCGTAGTAAGCAAAGACTTAACAGAACCCTGAAAACCTGGAAATAACTTCTATATCCTCTGCATGTATTTTTCATATTCAAGTCCAAATGTTGCTTTCAATGCTTTTTTCTCAACATGTATGTTGGGTATTCAAGTGCTGTTGTATCCTGAAATGATTTCGCAGACTCAAAACCATTTGGAAGTCCAATATATAATACAATAACAGACGACGCAAAATGTCAAATATTGAGTAAATTCCAATTTCATTTTGTATTATGGAGTGATCGTGTAAAGTGAAACAAATTAGAAGTTGGCAAAACAATGGGCCATCTGTATATGATATATAACTGCAATAAAAGAAATTAAAAAGCGAAATAATTTGGGAATAGAACATGAATACCAATTTACATCCTTAAAATATGAGAAGAAATTTAGCAACAGATCCTACTCTACTACAGTTGTACAAACAAAGTGTCCATGCTTAGATGCATGGTATCCATCTGTGCGCCCTTCAAAATAACTTTTTTCAATGGTAGCTGAGTTTAAATCCTCGTGAAGATATAAATTTAAATTTTTGAGATTATTTGCCAATATAGATGGATTAAAACCTGTTATCATTGGTTCCCCAATCTTCCTTAAAAACTCTTGTTTCCTTTGCATTTCTGTAGACGAGTTATCCTGGTTAAGTGCCATTATCTATGTAATCGAAAACAATAGTACTGCCTATTGGACCAACACTTGTAATTGAACGAAGAGTGGAAAACACCTCATCAGGGGTCAAGTACATGGTGACACCCAGCCAACTAAAAAAACTTTTAGCTCTTGTGTCATAAGAGGATGAACGAGTTAGTACTGATTCCAGATCTTCCTTCGTGAAATCGAGAGGAATGAAGTTCAATTTTGCTGGATGTTTCCATCCCAACTCGGCTATACGTTGAAGTTTAAATGCTTGAGATTATCAAGCTGTTTGGCTTTAATCAAAATTTTTTCGATGATTGTTCTTCTTTCTTCAGGTATCAAGCTATAGCTAGGTAATCATCAAATATTTTTGGAGTATCATGCATAGAATGATAAGCACGTATGTAGGCTGTCATCATTGCAGTAAAACTAGGGTTTGTTTCTTTCACTTGCTATCTCCCTTTTCTTGAACTTCCATCTTTTGAGACTTCTTTTCATA belongs to Methanosarcina barkeri 3 and includes:
- a CDS encoding thymidylate synthase, yielding MEDRFEIGRIVRAKTISDAWYRGLNIIRNHGQVITDERGSQIREFMDLMIIIEDPYTDRIPCGTAWNEERLEEYAKQLISGENTQDFEYTYGQRLRNWHGKVDQIDYVIEKLQENPTSRRAIAVTWIPPMDTKVNEVPCMMLDDFKIRDGRMHLTTLFRSHDFGGAYPANLYGLSKLLEYVADRVGIEPGTITTISISAHIYDHDWDMVENIIKGVN
- the aroA gene encoding 3-phosphoshikimate 1-carboxyvinyltransferase produces the protein MRVSIDKSSIKGEVLAPPSKSYTHRAVALAALSKESTVRHPLISADTLATVRASEMFGASVEREEDKLIIHGINGKPNVPDDVIDAANSGTTLRFMTAIAALTDGVTVLTGDASLRTRPNGPLLEVLKRLGVKACSTRGNERAPLVVKGGLKGKDVSIDGSISSQFISALLITCPLAENSTTLSITGKLKSRPYVDVTLEMLELAGIKVHIDESKGIRFIIPGKQKYDFKDYTVPGDFSSTSYLLAAAAMTNGSEVTVKNLFPSKQGDKVIVEILKQMGADITWDKEAGNVTVRGGRQLKATTFDAGATPDLVPTVAVLAAVAEGTSRIENAEHVRYKETDRLRALATELPKLGVDLKEERDSLTITGGKLHGAAVHGWDDHRIVMALSIAGMVAGNTTIDTTEAVSISYPGFFKDMCSLGAKIKDISEE
- a CDS encoding 50S ribosomal protein L11 methyltransferase; protein product: MEMRCRCGDKCIRPISETLKDIELFYKPCSNCKIGKIKKFSPLAEQINLDEIDNYFGSCKCGKRHLDIVMSHVLKIMIDEGVKDKKANLRNSCVPLVTPGYPTDSVPYLPKDSLVILSDEMDKRCAERIIKEVGEVSGVLKGDIRKTVGIKDSDSNPHVYELLAGCDLRCDIVQTPYGALGIYKYQHEIHIEFPKAKSPKIEILEKVLEHYNKPTVLDCTCGPGTLGIACLKANAQKVVFNDIWSPAIEITLINLETNGFPVKPSGNEEGLIASGDKFEVYSMDIRKLANYLDKKFDICIIDTFPGVDTKEFVEAADKLGKKVVLV
- a CDS encoding flavodoxin family protein, translated to MKIIGFIASPRKEGNTAWIINQILEEAQKQGAETQSWSFGDLDIKPCRGCLGCHKDDGNRGCLINDDMQQLYNALAHADALVLGSPVYMGQMSAQAKIFTDRLFAYISPRFSPHFKEKAMKKKLLLVFTQGNPDASFFQEYFDYTKKMFQLLEFDVKEVLVVAGMRDRPAHERKDLHTVLKDVGSSLVSE
- a CDS encoding MarR family winged helix-turn-helix transcriptional regulator encodes the protein MEFGPLGNPHRGQGRVLSILKLKPEISQKELTYLLDMSKQGLAELLNKLEKKGYIKREPVEEDRRSFNIKLTEEGATVAGEIDDMPLDLDKVFDCLSDEELAKLYEYLKRIIGCLEDQLPGDDNDLRKQMMERFMEHYLHGKHGDDFSGLFGGRFPHGRGSRKGHDERKQMMEMFMEHYHHGKHGDDFSGSFRGRFPNEWGSRIDDDERNE
- a CDS encoding ABC transporter ATP-binding protein: MEPIIEVKNLVKTFDSRGKKITAVNDVSFNVFKGEIFGMIGPNGAGKSTTFSMLTTLTKPTSGSIKIAGFDVEKQDDKIRPIIGIVPQKLSLYPLLTTRENLEFMGKLYNLPKKVMEERIDYYLELVGLEDSADSFTEGFSGGMKQRLSVICAMMHDPQILFWDEPSTGLDPQTRQAIWKLAKKFNEDGKTLIFTTHYMEEAENICDRVAVMNSGKMVALDKPEVLKKTSGSSNLEQVFMHFAGEEVYN
- a CDS encoding ABC transporter permease → MTIKTELINSLAVAEKEFKILSRRKGVVIPLLLFPLVMMIFFGYGMGGTLRDAPFLIVNSDTGQASSSLIQEVGSYTSKYDGYPMFSVTYTKDMSQSEAESKINSGVYKGALIIPPDFSDNIAKNQSTTLTLLTDSSDTTASESIINTIKQLLTTTGLLTITGLVSLNIPNIYGSLEYLDFLTPGIIALTIFFGSVMTTGSAIAEEKESGTLIRMLMTPISKRSVILGKTIYQLILELAKAVILILVAYFLVGFRINGSWLLVALVLIVFTLGGVGVGIILSAKAESMESFDQLAMLVTMPSMFLTGVFFPLSSAPVWMQYLARCVPLTYAIDAMRTIMVKGQNLNAISTDLIILTLFAIVTFTLGVHLFRREA
- a CDS encoding COG1361 S-layer family protein produces the protein MKKMIIFSLISLLLLAMISCAEGASSSPDNYNVPQSFDLGKNYYTVEGSPDLNANIIGSNEFDRDQTATLNINVMNKGKLLGFKNDKTPYDADEIYAARTEMKLESGIVDATNVVASLSTDPNSPIEVKSVSQEIGSVKSGENSIAPAKFDIKIDKKAKAGEYNLYLNLSYDYQKNVQIMDPDAVAQTYDANRWYGMMNQNLTLKVKVNDQADFEIVNTTGSLSPGGENMIDITIKNTGEEEARNVKAIINPADPLSTTDSAAFLSTIAPGSTAVAKIKIKADSEAVPKIYGIDTVLKYETPEGDIKYTDILQAPVEIREAGFFEKIFGWI
- a CDS encoding class I SAM-dependent methyltransferase — its product is MKETNPSFTAMMTAYIRAYHSMHDTPKIFDDYLAIA